The following coding sequences lie in one Phycicoccus duodecadis genomic window:
- a CDS encoding carbohydrate kinase family protein — MQIAVTGSIATDHLMTFRGRFADSLVVEQLDKISVSFLADRLEIRRGGIAGNICFGMAVLGARPLLIGAAGEDFGDYRSWLTRHGVITEHVHVSSTHHTARFVCTTDDDMAQIATFYAGAMSEARMIELGPIHERWGLDLVLIGADDPDAMLRHTDECRGRGIPFVADPSQQLAFADGPFIRKLVDGADYLFTNEYESHLTSTKTGWSQDEIDDRVTTRVITRGKDGADIRTRGEEPLHVPAAGDVARVDPTGVGDAFRAGFLVGLAGGLGHERCAQMGSVLAAYVLETVGTQEYTVTRSGVLERVAAAYGDDAAAEIAPVVRCARD, encoded by the coding sequence GTGCAGATCGCCGTCACCGGGTCCATCGCCACCGACCACCTCATGACCTTCCGCGGGAGGTTCGCCGACTCCCTGGTCGTCGAGCAGCTCGACAAGATCTCGGTCAGTTTCCTCGCCGACCGCCTCGAGATCCGTCGAGGAGGCATCGCCGGCAACATCTGCTTCGGGATGGCCGTCCTCGGCGCCCGGCCGCTCCTCATCGGCGCCGCCGGTGAGGACTTCGGTGACTACCGCAGCTGGCTGACCCGCCACGGCGTCATCACCGAGCACGTCCACGTCTCCTCGACCCACCACACCGCGCGCTTCGTCTGCACCACCGACGACGACATGGCGCAGATCGCCACCTTCTACGCGGGTGCCATGTCCGAGGCCCGGATGATCGAGCTCGGGCCCATCCACGAGCGGTGGGGCCTGGACCTGGTGCTCATCGGCGCCGACGACCCCGACGCCATGCTGCGCCACACCGACGAGTGCCGGGGGCGCGGCATCCCGTTCGTGGCCGACCCCTCCCAGCAGCTGGCCTTCGCCGACGGGCCGTTCATCCGCAAGCTGGTCGACGGTGCCGACTACCTCTTCACCAACGAGTACGAGTCGCACCTGACCTCGACCAAGACCGGCTGGAGCCAGGACGAGATCGACGACCGGGTGACGACCCGCGTCATCACCCGCGGCAAGGACGGCGCCGACATCCGCACCCGCGGTGAGGAGCCCCTCCACGTGCCGGCCGCCGGTGACGTCGCGCGGGTCGACCCGACCGGCGTCGGCGACGCCTTCCGCGCCGGCTTCCTGGTCGGGCTGGCGGGTGGCCTCGGGCACGAGCGCTGCGCCCAGATGGGCTCGGTGCTCGCCGCCTACGTCCTCGAGACCGTGGGCACCCAGGAGTACACCGTCACCCGCAGCGGGGTCCTCGAGCGCGTCGCCGCCGCCTACGGCGACGACGCCGCCGCCGAGATCGCCCCCGTCGTGCGGTGCGCTCGCGACTGA
- a CDS encoding HesB/IscA family protein: protein MSDQLQTTEATETATHGVQLTDVASTKVASLLLQEGRDDLRLRVGVQPGGCSGLIYQLYFDERTLDGDLVRDFGGVEVVVDRMSAPYLEGATIDFSDTIEKQGFTIDNPNAGSSCACGDSFS from the coding sequence ATGAGCGACCAGCTCCAGACCACCGAGGCCACCGAGACCGCGACGCACGGCGTCCAGCTCACCGACGTGGCGTCCACCAAGGTCGCCTCCCTGCTCTTGCAGGAGGGTCGCGACGACCTCCGCCTCCGCGTGGGCGTGCAGCCCGGCGGCTGCTCGGGGCTCATCTACCAGCTCTACTTCGACGAGCGCACCCTCGACGGTGACCTCGTGCGCGACTTCGGTGGCGTCGAGGTCGTCGTCGACCGGATGAGCGCCCCCTACCTCGAGGGCGCCACCATCGACTTCTCCGACACCATCGAGAAGCAGGGGTTCACGATCGACAACCCCAACGCCGGCAGCTCCTGCGCCTGCGGCGACAGCTTCAGCTGA
- a CDS encoding glycerate kinase — protein sequence MRVLIAPDRFGSTLGPTQAATAMAAGWAAGAPHDDVRILPLSDGGPGFLDVVQRALGGVTVATTVSDPVGREVPAAVLVVDEGHRRTAWVETSQATGLHLLAADERDPGSTSTWGVGQLVDTALAEGATRIVLGVGGGATNDAGAGMLAALGAGPSSVLARGGLALTDAPGDSLLGLPSVLDRLSGVELVLATDEETPLLGLSGTSAVEAPRKGASPDLAQRLEFALGHFTDVLARSLPSPPLDLLTGRPRRLDREPGAGAAGGLGFALLALGARPVGAVAEVLRVSGFSVAAAGSDLVVTGTGRLDWTALRGSVVSGVAEATMETARPVVCVAGECLVGRRESMTLGLAGCYAVADTPREVEAMVADPVATLEARTARVARTWSPAR from the coding sequence GTGCGCGTGCTCATCGCCCCGGACCGGTTCGGGTCCACCCTCGGCCCGACCCAGGCGGCCACGGCGATGGCGGCCGGGTGGGCCGCCGGCGCGCCCCACGACGACGTCCGCATCCTGCCCCTGTCCGACGGGGGCCCCGGCTTCCTCGACGTCGTGCAGCGCGCCCTGGGCGGGGTGACGGTGGCCACCACCGTGAGCGACCCGGTGGGGCGCGAGGTGCCGGCCGCCGTGCTGGTCGTCGACGAGGGGCATCGCCGCACCGCGTGGGTCGAGACCTCCCAGGCGACGGGCCTGCACCTGCTCGCGGCCGACGAGCGCGACCCCGGCAGCACCAGTACGTGGGGCGTCGGTCAGCTCGTCGACACCGCCCTGGCCGAGGGCGCCACCCGCATCGTCCTGGGGGTGGGCGGGGGCGCCACGAACGACGCAGGGGCCGGGATGCTCGCCGCGCTCGGCGCCGGCCCGAGCTCCGTGCTGGCCCGCGGAGGGCTCGCGCTCACCGACGCGCCGGGCGACTCGCTGCTGGGCCTGCCGTCGGTGCTCGACCGGCTCTCCGGCGTCGAGCTCGTCCTGGCCACCGACGAGGAGACGCCGCTGCTGGGTCTGTCGGGCACCAGCGCCGTCGAGGCCCCGCGCAAGGGCGCCTCGCCCGACCTCGCGCAGCGCCTGGAGTTCGCGCTCGGCCACTTCACCGACGTGCTGGCCCGCTCGCTCCCCAGCCCGCCCCTGGACCTGCTCACCGGGCGCCCGCGCCGTCTCGACCGCGAACCGGGGGCGGGGGCCGCCGGGGGTCTGGGCTTCGCGCTGCTGGCCCTCGGAGCCCGTCCGGTCGGGGCGGTGGCCGAGGTGCTGCGGGTCAGCGGCTTCTCGGTGGCGGCCGCGGGCAGCGACCTGGTCGTCACGGGCACCGGCCGTCTCGACTGGACCGCGCTGCGGGGCTCGGTCGTCTCCGGGGTGGCCGAGGCCACGATGGAGACCGCACGGCCCGTGGTCTGCGTCGCCGGTGAGTGCCTGGTCGGGCGCCGCGAGTCGATGACGCTGGGCCTGGCCGGCTGCTACGCCGTGGCCGACACCCCCCGCGAGGTCGAGGCCATGGTGGCCGACCCGGTCGCGACCCTCGAGGCCCGTACCGCTCGCGTCGCGCGCACCTGGTCCCCGGCGCGCTGA
- a CDS encoding DUF664 domain-containing protein produces MPAAGAEHPGPPALWFRPGEEPGARRTVHHLLSERAHHTGHADLLRESVDGRTSRG; encoded by the coding sequence GTGCCCGCCGCCGGAGCCGAGCACCCAGGGCCGCCCGCCCTGTGGTTCCGGCCGGGCGAGGAGCCCGGCGCGCGGCGCACCGTCCACCACCTGCTGTCCGAGCGGGCGCACCACACCGGGCACGCCGACCTCCTCCGGGAGTCGGTCGACGGCCGGACGTCGAGGGGCTGA
- the nadA gene encoding quinolinate synthase NadA, with protein sequence MTTTTGAPRPAPLPLLVLGQGRDLASERGVECPGDLPAPSDPGLVERARAAKAALGERVFVLGHHYQRDEVIEFADVTGDSFKLAKEAAARPDAEYVVFCGVHFMAESADILTAEEQTVVLPDLAAGCSMADMAAIDQVQECWEQLAEAGVAERTVPVTYMNSSAAIKAFTGRHGGTICTSSNARTALTWALDRAGDGGKVLFLPDQHLGRNTYARDLGRPLEDCVVWDPHRPMGGLTPEQLRDATMILWRGHCSVHGRFSVEAVEAARRDIPGVKVIVHPECRHEVVALADEVGSTERIIRTIAAAPAGTAWAVGTELNLVRRLAAQFPEQRIAFLEKNVCYCSTMNRIDLPHLVWALESLVEGRVVNAIRVDDETSRYARAALDQMLALPGETGKD encoded by the coding sequence GTGACGACCACGACCGGCGCGCCCCGTCCCGCCCCCCTCCCCCTGCTCGTGCTCGGGCAGGGGCGCGACCTCGCCAGCGAACGCGGGGTGGAGTGCCCCGGCGACCTGCCGGCACCCTCCGACCCGGGCCTGGTCGAGCGGGCCCGCGCCGCCAAGGCCGCGCTGGGCGAGCGCGTGTTCGTCCTGGGCCACCACTACCAGCGCGACGAGGTCATCGAGTTCGCCGACGTCACCGGCGACTCCTTCAAGCTGGCCAAGGAGGCCGCCGCCCGCCCCGACGCCGAGTACGTCGTGTTCTGCGGGGTGCACTTCATGGCCGAGTCGGCCGACATCCTCACCGCCGAAGAGCAGACGGTCGTCCTGCCCGACCTCGCGGCCGGGTGCTCGATGGCCGACATGGCCGCCATCGACCAGGTGCAGGAGTGCTGGGAGCAGCTGGCCGAGGCCGGTGTCGCCGAGCGCACCGTGCCGGTCACCTACATGAACTCCTCGGCGGCCATCAAGGCCTTCACGGGGCGCCACGGCGGCACCATCTGCACCTCGTCGAACGCCCGCACGGCGCTCACCTGGGCGCTCGACCGGGCCGGCGACGGCGGCAAGGTGCTCTTCCTGCCCGACCAGCACCTGGGCCGCAACACCTACGCCCGCGACCTCGGCCGCCCCCTCGAGGACTGCGTGGTCTGGGACCCGCACCGCCCGATGGGCGGGCTCACCCCCGAGCAGCTGCGCGACGCCACGATGATCCTGTGGCGCGGCCACTGCTCGGTGCACGGCCGCTTCTCGGTCGAGGCCGTCGAGGCGGCGCGCCGCGACATCCCCGGCGTCAAGGTCATCGTCCACCCCGAGTGCCGCCACGAGGTCGTCGCGCTGGCCGACGAGGTGGGCTCGACCGAGAGGATCATCAGGACCATCGCGGCCGCCCCGGCCGGCACCGCCTGGGCGGTCGGCACCGAGCTGAACCTGGTGCGCCGGCTGGCCGCGCAGTTCCCCGAGCAGCGCATCGCCTTCCTGGAGAAGAACGTCTGCTACTGCTCGACCATGAACCGCATCGACCTGCCGCACCTGGTGTGGGCGCTGGAGTCGCTGGTCGAGGGCCGGGTGGTCAACGCCATCCGGGTCGACGACGAGACCTCGCGGTACGCGCGGGCCGCGCTCGACCAGATGCTCGCGCTGCCGGGCGAGACCGGCAAGGACTGA
- a CDS encoding APC family permease yields MLGHPLQTSMMGDTLLPKKLALPVFCSDPLSSNAYATEEILLMLSLGGLALLSMTPWVAAAVVTLLVIVVLSYRQTCYAYPDGGGAYAVSRENLGRTAALVAASALMVDYVLTVAVSVAAGVANVVAAFPALAPHVVLMSAGLVVALAVVNLRGVKESGTVFAVPTYGFVLCVLAMTGFGIWRFLGGDAPVAESATIGIRAEQSVAGLLLVAVVLRAFASGCTALTGVEAVSNGVPNFKQPKSRNAAATLGIMGVLTIGMFVGITALALATHVHVAADAAQLVGAPAGYSQRTVIAQLAAAVFGNDSAGFYAVQAFTAAILVLAANTAFNGFPILASILGEDGFLPRQFARRGDRLVFSNGIVILALLAVALIWAFDASPTRLIQLYIIGVFVSFTLSQAGMVRHWRTLIRLTDRASEIGRMRRAQGINALGAATTALVLVIVLVTKFTHGAWLVVIAMPLVYALMTGIGRHYQAVRDELRPGPAGVLLPSRIHAVVLVSTVNTPALRAIAYARATRPTTLTAVTVRTNVHETDQLGRDWLDRDIPVPLTILDSSFRDVTRPVIEHIRHLRTQGPRDVVAVFVPEYVVGHWWEQLLHNQTALRLKARLIFLPGVMVTNVPYQLGSAAAAEHRHQEEGAATDAGPVTR; encoded by the coding sequence ATGCTGGGGCACCCCCTCCAGACCTCGATGATGGGCGACACGCTCCTTCCGAAGAAGCTCGCCCTGCCGGTGTTCTGCAGCGACCCTCTGTCCTCGAACGCGTACGCGACCGAGGAGATCCTGCTCATGCTGAGCCTCGGCGGGCTGGCCCTCCTCTCCATGACCCCGTGGGTCGCTGCCGCCGTCGTGACCCTGTTGGTCATCGTCGTGCTCTCGTACCGGCAGACCTGCTACGCCTACCCGGACGGCGGTGGCGCGTACGCCGTGAGCCGCGAGAACCTCGGCCGGACGGCCGCGCTGGTGGCGGCCAGCGCCTTGATGGTCGACTACGTGCTGACCGTCGCCGTCTCGGTCGCGGCGGGGGTCGCCAACGTCGTGGCCGCGTTCCCGGCCCTGGCGCCTCACGTGGTGCTGATGTCCGCCGGGCTGGTCGTCGCGCTCGCGGTGGTCAACCTTCGCGGGGTCAAGGAGTCCGGAACGGTGTTCGCCGTCCCGACCTACGGGTTCGTGCTGTGCGTGCTGGCGATGACCGGGTTCGGCATCTGGAGGTTCCTCGGCGGTGACGCGCCAGTGGCCGAGTCGGCCACCATCGGGATCCGGGCCGAGCAGAGCGTGGCGGGCCTGCTGCTGGTGGCCGTGGTGCTGCGGGCGTTCGCGTCAGGGTGCACGGCGCTCACCGGGGTGGAGGCGGTGAGCAACGGGGTTCCCAACTTCAAGCAGCCGAAGAGCCGCAACGCCGCCGCCACTCTGGGGATCATGGGCGTGCTGACGATCGGGATGTTCGTGGGCATCACGGCATTGGCACTGGCCACCCATGTCCACGTCGCCGCAGACGCTGCGCAGCTGGTGGGGGCGCCGGCCGGGTACTCGCAGCGCACGGTCATCGCTCAGCTGGCGGCCGCGGTGTTCGGGAACGACTCCGCGGGCTTCTATGCGGTCCAGGCCTTCACTGCCGCCATCCTGGTGCTCGCAGCGAACACCGCGTTCAACGGCTTCCCCATCCTTGCGTCGATCCTCGGGGAGGACGGCTTCCTCCCCCGTCAGTTCGCCCGCCGCGGCGACCGACTGGTCTTCTCCAACGGGATCGTCATCCTGGCGTTGCTGGCCGTCGCGCTGATCTGGGCGTTCGACGCCAGCCCGACTCGCCTGATCCAGCTGTACATCATCGGCGTGTTCGTCTCGTTCACACTGAGCCAAGCCGGCATGGTCCGCCACTGGCGGACCCTGATCCGCCTCACCGACCGGGCATCGGAGATCGGGCGGATGCGCCGCGCGCAGGGCATCAACGCGCTCGGCGCCGCCACGACAGCCCTGGTGCTGGTCATCGTCCTGGTCACGAAGTTCACCCACGGCGCGTGGCTCGTGGTCATCGCGATGCCGCTGGTCTATGCACTGATGACCGGGATCGGCCGGCACTACCAGGCCGTGCGCGACGAGCTGCGCCCGGGACCCGCGGGCGTGCTGCTCCCGAGCCGGATCCATGCCGTGGTCCTGGTCTCCACGGTGAACACCCCGGCCCTGCGAGCGATCGCCTACGCCCGCGCCACCCGACCCACCACGCTCACAGCGGTGACCGTGCGCACGAACGTCCACGAGACCGACCAGCTCGGGCGCGACTGGCTGGACCGGGACATCCCGGTGCCGTTGACCATCCTCGACTCATCCTTCCGGGATGTGACCCGGCCGGTGATCGAGCACATCAGACACCTGCGCACCCAGGGCCCCCGCGATGTCGTCGCGGTGTTCGTCCCCGAGTACGTCGTCGGCCATTGGTGGGAACAGCTGCTGCACAACCAGACCGCCTTGCGGCTGAAGGCCAGGCTGATCTTCCTCCCGGGGGTGATGGTCACCAACGTGCCCTACCAGCTGGGATCCGCCGCGGCCGCCGAGCACCGGCACCAGGAGGAAGGCGCCGCAACCGACGCCGGCCCTGTGACACGCTGA
- a CDS encoding sensor histidine kinase, translating into MNVVAGTEARAQPPRTGQVRLPHGRAGLVLTIVGLPLLTVVLLPLQARLAVGSFLLIYLLAVVVIAVLGGAGPALSAAVVSFLLVNWFLTPPYYTLAVANRDTAVDLVVFVLVAVLVSVAVELGSRARRAADRHFVESRLLSELGAVEFGDGSVSTVLERVRALFTMDAVALRKASTDDAPLLASVGSDIQGRPTLRAPAPGGLELIAWGPELVGQDRHLFATLADLAARAWEGQELAKQAGRAETLAETDRIRAGLLAAVGHDLRTPLAGIKAATSSLRQDDVPWSDDERAALLRTIEESADRLSDVVSNLLAMSRIQAGVLPVDLQPIALDAVVARAVLHGTTRRVAVDTPDNLPLVLADAGLLEQVIANLIDNAARFTPEGGTVEIHAEAPAPGPGVAELDLARLHVVDHGPGIEPGTWDAVFVPFQRLGDQDVSTGLGLGLAIARGFLDAMNGRLEPSSTPGGGLTMTICLPTAA; encoded by the coding sequence GTGAACGTCGTCGCCGGGACGGAAGCCCGCGCGCAGCCCCCGCGGACCGGACAGGTCCGCCTTCCCCACGGCCGCGCGGGCCTGGTGCTCACCATCGTCGGGCTGCCCCTGCTGACCGTCGTCCTGTTGCCGCTGCAGGCACGGCTCGCCGTCGGCAGCTTCCTCCTGATCTACCTGCTCGCCGTCGTCGTGATCGCCGTGCTGGGCGGGGCCGGGCCGGCGCTGTCGGCGGCCGTGGTCTCGTTCCTGCTGGTCAACTGGTTCCTGACACCTCCCTACTACACGCTGGCCGTGGCCAACCGGGACACCGCTGTGGACCTGGTCGTGTTCGTCCTCGTGGCCGTCCTGGTCAGCGTCGCCGTCGAGCTCGGTTCCAGAGCACGTCGCGCCGCCGACCGCCACTTCGTCGAGTCCCGGCTGCTGTCCGAGCTCGGCGCGGTCGAGTTCGGTGACGGGTCGGTGAGCACCGTCCTGGAGCGGGTCCGGGCGTTGTTCACCATGGATGCCGTCGCGCTGCGCAAGGCCTCGACGGATGACGCCCCCCTCCTGGCATCGGTGGGCAGCGACATCCAGGGTCGCCCGACCCTGCGCGCCCCCGCCCCGGGCGGCCTGGAGCTCATCGCGTGGGGCCCCGAGCTCGTCGGCCAGGATCGGCACCTGTTCGCGACCCTGGCCGACCTCGCCGCACGCGCCTGGGAGGGTCAGGAACTGGCCAAGCAGGCCGGGCGGGCCGAAACCCTCGCCGAGACCGACCGCATCAGGGCCGGGCTGCTGGCTGCCGTCGGGCACGACCTGCGAACCCCGCTGGCCGGCATCAAGGCCGCCACCTCGAGCCTTCGCCAGGATGACGTGCCCTGGAGCGACGACGAACGCGCCGCGCTGCTCCGGACGATCGAGGAATCCGCCGACCGGCTGTCGGACGTCGTCTCCAACCTGCTCGCCATGAGCCGGATCCAGGCCGGTGTGCTGCCCGTGGACCTGCAACCCATCGCGCTCGACGCGGTCGTTGCCCGTGCCGTGCTGCACGGCACGACGCGTCGCGTCGCCGTCGACACCCCCGACAACCTGCCCTTGGTGCTGGCCGATGCCGGCCTGCTGGAGCAGGTCATCGCCAACCTGATCGACAACGCAGCCCGGTTCACTCCCGAGGGCGGCACCGTGGAGATCCACGCCGAGGCACCCGCCCCCGGCCCGGGCGTCGCCGAGCTCGACCTGGCCCGCCTGCACGTCGTTGACCACGGGCCAGGCATCGAGCCCGGCACGTGGGACGCCGTCTTCGTCCCGTTCCAACGACTTGGGGACCAGGACGTCAGCACGGGGCTCGGGCTGGGTCTGGCGATCGCGCGCGGGTTCCTCGACGCGATGAACGGGCGCCTCGAGCCCTCCTCGACCCCGGGCGGTGGACTGACCATGACCATCTGCCTGCCGACCGCCGCATGA
- a CDS encoding response regulator has product MSRILIVEDDPQMLRAVSINLRARRYTVTAVRDGSAALRSAAASPPDLVILDLGLPDMDGVEVVAGLRGWTTVPVIVLSARDGQRDKVRALDVGADDYLTKPFGMDELLARVRAALRRAHPDPQAPVVTTDAFTIDLASKRASRHGTPVRLTPTEWHLIEILVRHPGRLVTGSQLLTEVWGPGRDKDTNYLRVYMAQLRAKLEHDPSQPLHLITEPGLGYRFDP; this is encoded by the coding sequence ATGAGCAGGATCCTGATCGTCGAGGACGACCCGCAGATGCTGCGCGCCGTGAGCATCAACCTCCGAGCACGGCGCTACACCGTCACCGCCGTGCGCGACGGCTCCGCCGCCCTCAGGTCGGCTGCGGCCAGCCCACCCGACCTGGTCATCCTCGACCTCGGCCTGCCCGACATGGACGGGGTGGAGGTCGTCGCCGGCCTGCGGGGATGGACCACCGTTCCCGTCATCGTCCTGTCCGCCCGCGACGGCCAGAGGGACAAGGTCCGCGCTCTCGACGTCGGCGCGGACGACTACCTCACCAAGCCCTTCGGCATGGACGAGCTCCTCGCCCGGGTACGGGCGGCACTGCGGCGCGCCCACCCCGACCCGCAGGCCCCGGTCGTCACCACCGATGCCTTCACCATCGACCTCGCATCGAAGCGAGCATCCCGGCACGGCACGCCGGTCAGACTCACTCCCACCGAGTGGCACCTCATCGAGATCCTGGTGCGCCACCCCGGCCGGCTCGTCACCGGCAGCCAGCTGCTCACCGAGGTGTGGGGACCCGGACGGGACAAGGACACCAACTATCTGCGTGTCTACATGGCCCAGCTGCGCGCCAAGCTGGAACACGACCCCTCCCAGCCCCTCCACCTCATCACCGAGCCCGGACTCGGTTACCGCTTCGACCCGTAG
- a CDS encoding glutathione S-transferase family protein produces MTQGTYVEDEFQRDTTYIEDRVTTDGAGEHEWPAEPGRYRLVVARACPWANRAIIVRRLLGLEDAISMGLCGPTHDSDSWTFDLDPDGLDPVLGIPRLKDAYEKRFPGYPRGITVPALVDIASGRVVTNDFAPMTLDFSTQWREHHRAGAPDLYPEPLREEMDVVMRRVYTEVNNGVYRCGFAGTQAAYEDAYERLFTALDWLEERLADRRYLMGETITEADVRLFTTLARFDAVYHGHFKCNRSKLTEMPVLWAYARDLFQTPGFGDTTDVVQIKSHYYEVHRDINPTGVVPAGPDLTGWGTPHGREALGGRPFGDGTPPGPPAPAERVPTAHNPLVGADGLVRR; encoded by the coding sequence ATGACCCAGGGCACGTACGTCGAGGACGAGTTCCAGCGCGACACCACCTACATCGAGGACCGCGTCACCACCGACGGGGCCGGCGAACACGAGTGGCCGGCCGAGCCGGGGCGCTACCGCCTCGTCGTCGCCCGCGCCTGCCCGTGGGCCAACCGGGCGATCATCGTGCGGCGCCTGCTGGGGCTCGAGGACGCCATCTCGATGGGGCTGTGCGGCCCGACCCATGACAGCGACTCGTGGACCTTCGACCTCGACCCCGACGGGCTCGACCCGGTGCTGGGCATCCCGCGGCTGAAGGACGCCTACGAGAAGCGCTTCCCGGGGTACCCGCGCGGCATCACGGTGCCCGCGCTGGTCGATATCGCCTCGGGCCGGGTCGTCACGAACGACTTCGCGCCGATGACCCTCGACTTCTCGACCCAGTGGCGCGAGCACCACCGCGCCGGCGCGCCGGACCTCTACCCCGAGCCGCTGCGCGAGGAGATGGACGTGGTGATGAGGCGCGTCTACACCGAGGTGAACAACGGGGTCTACCGCTGCGGGTTCGCCGGTACCCAGGCGGCCTACGAGGACGCCTACGAACGGCTGTTCACGGCGCTGGACTGGCTCGAGGAGCGGCTGGCCGACCGGCGCTACCTCATGGGCGAGACCATCACCGAAGCCGACGTGCGGCTGTTCACGACGCTGGCGCGCTTCGACGCGGTCTACCACGGCCACTTCAAGTGCAACCGCAGCAAGCTGACCGAGATGCCGGTGCTGTGGGCGTACGCGCGCGACCTGTTCCAGACCCCGGGCTTCGGCGACACCACCGACGTCGTCCAGATCAAGAGCCACTACTACGAGGTGCACCGCGACATCAACCCCACCGGGGTGGTGCCCGCCGGCCCCGACCTCACCGGCTGGGGTACGCCGCACGGGCGGGAGGCGCTGGGCGGCCGCCCGTTCGGCGACGGCACCCCGCCCGGGCCGCCGGCGCCGGCGGAGCGGGTGCCCACCGCGCACAACCCGCTGGTGGGTGCCGACGGGCTCGTCCGCCGCTGA
- a CDS encoding dipeptidase encodes MPQVRADLEALTRIPSVSLDAFDQAHVEASAEATAALLRAEGCEVEIVREGGRPAVIGHKPGPPGSRTVTLYAHHDVQPPGDDALWDSPPFEPTERGGRLYGRGAADDKAGVMAHVAALRAHGDDLPVGVTIFVEGEEEIGSDSLPTILEKHGEKLRADAIVLADSTNWAIGEPALTTTLRGMIRVVVTVTTLDHGVHSGMFGGAVPDALTTLVRVLASLHDDEGNVAVPGVLEGEAADLEFSEERLREESGLLDGVSTIGSGSLLSRIWTKPSATTIGIDAPSVATSSNTLVPSASAKVSIRLAPAEDDMHAFELVKAHLLEHAPWGAKVEVHLDDRGLGFAADAQGPVYDQARAAFADAWGVEPVDIGVGGSIPFVAAFAEQFPEAAILVTGVEDPDARAHGANESLHLGEFEKVCVAETLLLARLGALPR; translated from the coding sequence ATGCCGCAGGTGCGCGCCGACCTGGAGGCGCTGACCCGCATCCCGTCGGTCTCGCTCGACGCCTTCGACCAGGCGCACGTCGAGGCCAGCGCCGAGGCCACCGCGGCGCTGCTGCGCGCCGAGGGCTGCGAGGTCGAGATCGTCCGCGAGGGCGGCCGCCCGGCGGTCATCGGCCACAAGCCGGGCCCCCCCGGCTCACGCACCGTCACGCTCTACGCCCACCACGACGTCCAGCCCCCCGGCGACGACGCCCTGTGGGACAGCCCGCCCTTCGAGCCCACCGAGCGCGGCGGGCGGCTCTACGGGCGCGGCGCCGCCGACGACAAGGCCGGGGTGATGGCGCACGTGGCCGCTCTGCGCGCGCACGGCGACGACCTGCCGGTCGGCGTCACGATCTTCGTCGAGGGCGAGGAGGAGATCGGTTCGGACTCGCTGCCCACCATCCTCGAGAAGCACGGCGAGAAGCTGCGCGCCGACGCCATCGTGCTGGCCGACTCCACCAACTGGGCGATCGGCGAGCCGGCCCTCACCACGACCCTGCGCGGGATGATCCGCGTCGTCGTCACCGTGACCACCCTCGACCACGGCGTCCATTCCGGGATGTTCGGCGGTGCCGTCCCCGACGCCCTCACCACCCTGGTGCGGGTGCTGGCCTCCCTGCACGACGACGAGGGCAACGTCGCGGTGCCGGGCGTGCTCGAGGGCGAGGCCGCGGACCTCGAGTTCTCCGAGGAGCGGCTGCGCGAGGAGTCCGGCCTGCTCGACGGCGTCTCGACCATCGGCTCGGGCAGCCTGCTCTCGCGCATCTGGACCAAGCCCTCGGCCACGACCATCGGCATCGACGCCCCGTCGGTCGCCACCTCGTCCAACACCCTCGTCCCCAGTGCGTCGGCCAAGGTCTCGATCCGTCTGGCGCCGGCCGAGGACGACATGCACGCCTTCGAGCTCGTGAAGGCGCACCTGCTCGAGCACGCCCCGTGGGGCGCGAAGGTCGAGGTGCACCTCGACGACCGCGGTCTCGGCTTCGCGGCCGACGCGCAGGGGCCCGTCTACGACCAGGCCCGCGCCGCGTTCGCCGACGCCTGGGGCGTCGAGCCCGTCGACATCGGCGTGGGCGGGTCCATCCCGTTCGTCGCCGCCTTCGCCGAGCAGTTCCCCGAGGCCGCCATCCTCGTCACCGGCGTCGAGGACCCCGACGCCCGCGCGCACGGTGCGAACGAGTCGCTGCACCTCGGCGAGTTCGAGAAGGTCTGCGTCGCCGAGACCCTGCTGCTCGCCCGCCTGGGCGCGCTGCCCCGCTGA